In Paenibacillus guangzhouensis, a single window of DNA contains:
- a CDS encoding RICIN domain-containing protein: protein MLKLKRTFLYAFVFLMLFSLILGPLPSIKAATTWNLVWSDEFNGNFGAAPNAGKWDYNIGGNGWGNHELQNYTDRRDNSYLDGNGNLIIKAIKENYGGNSYTSARLLTSGKFTQTYGKFEARIKLPYGKGIWPAFWMLGEDPNSTGWPNMGEIDIMENLGHDSSTVYGTAHGPGYSGSGGISKPYTLPNGQQFKDAFHVFTVEWEPTQIRWYVDGNLYHTFNKSQLGSGKTWVFDHPFFIIMNLAVGGDWPGYPDASTSLPQMMTVDYVRVYTADSTPIEPGAIYKLINVNSGKALDIFAAGTSDGTNVQIYTDNNSAAQKWRISTNSDGSFKLINPNSGKALDVDSAGITDGTNVQIWSENGTAAQKWSMIDNGDGSFKLINVRSGKALDVSSAGTADGTNVQIWTDNGTGAQKWRLIKL, encoded by the coding sequence ATGTTGAAATTGAAAAGAACGTTTCTTTACGCTTTCGTATTCCTTATGCTATTCAGCTTGATCTTGGGACCACTTCCTTCGATTAAGGCTGCGACCACTTGGAACTTGGTCTGGAGCGATGAATTTAATGGGAATTTCGGTGCCGCACCTAATGCTGGTAAATGGGACTATAATATCGGAGGTAATGGCTGGGGAAACCATGAATTACAGAACTATACAGACAGAAGAGACAACTCCTATTTGGATGGTAACGGTAATTTAATCATCAAAGCGATCAAAGAAAATTACGGCGGAAATTCTTATACTTCTGCACGATTACTGACAAGCGGAAAATTCACGCAAACATACGGCAAGTTTGAAGCACGTATTAAATTGCCTTATGGCAAAGGGATCTGGCCAGCGTTTTGGATGCTTGGCGAAGATCCGAATTCAACGGGCTGGCCTAACATGGGGGAGATTGACATTATGGAGAATCTGGGTCATGACTCTTCTACTGTTTATGGCACAGCGCATGGCCCAGGCTATTCCGGTTCTGGTGGTATCAGCAAACCTTACACTTTGCCGAACGGACAGCAGTTCAAGGACGCATTCCATGTGTTCACTGTAGAGTGGGAGCCTACGCAAATCCGTTGGTACGTGGATGGCAATCTTTATCATACCTTTAACAAAAGCCAACTTGGTTCGGGTAAAACATGGGTTTTCGACCATCCATTTTTTATTATCATGAATCTGGCAGTAGGCGGGGATTGGCCTGGGTACCCGGATGCTAGCACAAGTCTTCCACAAATGATGACGGTTGATTATGTTCGAGTTTATACGGCAGACTCTACGCCTATTGAGCCTGGAGCGATATATAAGCTGATCAATGTGAATAGCGGAAAAGCGCTTGATATTTTTGCTGCAGGCACATCAGACGGTACAAATGTACAAATCTATACAGATAACAATTCGGCAGCACAAAAATGGAGAATATCTACCAATTCAGATGGCAGCTTCAAGTTAATCAACCCAAATAGCGGTAAAGCCTTGGATGTCGACAGTGCAGGAATAACCGACGGCACGAATGTACAGATATGGTCGGAGAATGGAACAGCTGCACAAAAGTGGAGTATGATTGATAATGGCGATGGCAGCTTCAAACTGATAAACGTACGAAGCGGGAAAGCACTAGACGTTAGCTCTGCGGGTACTGCCGATGGAACGAATGTGCAAATATGGACCGATAACGGAACCGGTGCCCAGAAGTGGAGATTGATTAAACTGTAG
- a CDS encoding DUF4279 domain-containing protein, whose protein sequence is MDKTKVMVYFSMFGEDFPVNEVTQLLGIEPTDSHNKGDVIAKEENANVKSTKVHYRKETAWKLSTGYQESYDVKEQLDQILERLKYKSAIINQLKLKYKLECLFSIVIIMENGYTPGLHFDKEQIEFANSIKAEFDIDLYANPYESNFNM, encoded by the coding sequence ATGGATAAGACTAAAGTCATGGTGTACTTCAGTATGTTTGGTGAGGATTTTCCAGTGAATGAAGTTACACAATTACTGGGCATAGAACCAACCGATTCTCATAATAAAGGTGATGTTATTGCCAAAGAGGAAAATGCCAATGTGAAGAGTACCAAGGTGCATTACAGAAAAGAGACGGCTTGGAAACTTAGCACAGGCTATCAAGAATCCTATGATGTTAAAGAACAATTGGACCAAATATTAGAGCGATTGAAATATAAATCAGCGATTATTAACCAGTTAAAATTGAAGTATAAATTGGAATGCCTCTTTTCAATCGTAATAATTATGGAAAATGGATACACACCAGGTTTACATTTTGATAAAGAACAGATTGAATTCGCAAATAGTATAAAAGCTGAGTTTGATATTGATTTGTATGCAAACCCATATGAAAGCAATTTTAACATGTAA
- a CDS encoding tyrosine-type recombinase/integrase has product MILSELWRLYEADKRIQGFSSSTLKAYTLQLKMLLRELGDLDISEVTHNLLKEYLAKQSDRLKPSSLGHRIRFVRSLFRFAYEETYLISNPALKLREPKMDKRIPKFLIEEDVIHLKISCQSLRERALLEFLYSTGCRVGEVEKLNIDDLNWENSSAIVNGKGSKQREVYFTTECKVWLKKYLESREDTCKALFVTDTHPTRRMTIPTIRWALKRLAGRGEIEANVYPHRFRHTYACQLLDNGAPLDFIQGMLGHEKASTTQIYAQLRGERRRELYRRFF; this is encoded by the coding sequence ATGATTTTAAGTGAGTTATGGCGACTGTACGAAGCTGATAAACGTATCCAGGGCTTTAGTTCAAGTACATTGAAAGCCTACACCCTTCAGCTCAAGATGCTGCTAAGAGAACTAGGAGACCTGGATATTTCTGAGGTTACACATAACTTGTTGAAGGAATACTTAGCGAAGCAGTCCGATCGGTTAAAACCTAGTAGTTTGGGACATCGCATTCGTTTTGTTCGTTCCCTATTCCGCTTTGCCTATGAAGAAACATACTTAATCTCAAATCCTGCTTTGAAGTTACGCGAGCCCAAAATGGACAAGCGTATTCCTAAGTTTTTGATTGAGGAAGATGTCATTCACTTGAAAATCTCTTGCCAGTCCCTGAGGGAAAGGGCACTTCTTGAGTTTCTCTACAGTACCGGATGCCGGGTTGGCGAGGTGGAGAAGTTAAACATTGATGACCTGAACTGGGAGAACAGCTCCGCTATTGTAAATGGCAAAGGCTCAAAACAGAGAGAAGTTTACTTTACAACCGAGTGTAAAGTGTGGTTGAAGAAGTATCTCGAGAGCCGAGAAGATACTTGTAAGGCCTTATTTGTAACCGATACACATCCAACAAGGCGAATGACTATCCCGACGATCAGGTGGGCATTAAAACGGCTTGCAGGTCGGGGAGAGATCGAAGCAAATGTATATCCGCATCGCTTTCGTCATACTTATGCGTGTCAACTCCTTGATAACGGTGCGCCATTAGATTTCATTCAAGGTATGTTGGGACATGAAAAAGCATCAACCACTCAAATTTATGCCCAGCTGCGTGGGGAACGCCGACGAGAGCTCTACCGTCGGTTTTTTTAG
- a CDS encoding GyrI-like domain-containing protein, giving the protein MKATIIDKPSMTLIGLAANVTLYDVQQNRTTLKLAANFMERRAEVKSCINEREVFGISTDPEDYDPETDLFEFFIGVEVSSTEDIPDGMIVREIPANTYVLFTFDGPAENAGAVHAYLYSTWLKESGYELAGLYNIEIYDERNHGPESAESVTDICFPVRKK; this is encoded by the coding sequence ATGAAAGCAACCATCATCGACAAGCCGTCCATGACATTAATCGGTTTAGCGGCTAACGTAACTCTTTATGATGTGCAACAGAATCGGACCACGCTTAAACTAGCGGCGAATTTCATGGAAAGAAGAGCGGAAGTCAAAAGTTGCATTAACGAAAGAGAAGTATTTGGTATTAGTACGGACCCTGAAGATTATGATCCCGAAACAGACCTTTTCGAATTTTTTATTGGAGTTGAAGTTTCTTCGACCGAGGATATTCCTGATGGAATGATTGTTAGAGAGATCCCAGCCAATACTTATGTTTTATTTACATTCGATGGTCCAGCCGAAAATGCTGGTGCCGTACATGCTTATTTATACTCTACGTGGTTAAAAGAAAGCGGATATGAACTCGCTGGGCTATATAATATCGAAATCTACGATGAAAGAAATCATGGTCCTGAGTCTGCGGAGTCTGTTACGGATATTTGCTTTCCCGTTCGCAAAAAGTAA
- a CDS encoding cellulase family glycosylhydrolase, whose protein sequence is MKGKAWRLTLTLTLTLFLIASTLGFQVTANGSNYYHTNGSRIEDVSGNTAKFNGVSWFGFETANFAPHGLWTRSMDSILDQIKGKGYNLLRIPYTNEMFQPGKLSNSIDYSINPDLQGLTPIQILDKLIEKVRAKGMKVLLDRHRPTSVEQSELWYTSTVSETTWVEDWKMLAQRYLGNDTVIGADLHNEPHGNACWGCGDLARDWRLAAERAGNAILSVNSNWLIIVEGVSSNVQGQTGNYWWGGNLKGVQNDPVRLDVANRVVYSPHDYGPGVASQPWFSDPTFPNNLPSIWDAYWGYIHKNNVAPILVGEFGGRNVDTTSSEGKWQNTLVDYIRANNMYWTYWCVNPNSGDTGGLLLDDWVTWNQPKQDMLNRLMEASPGPTVPRAPASVTATDGNTQASLSWTATNDATSYNVKRSTTSGGPYTTLAVGVTGTSYTDTGLTNGTTYYYVVSAVNSVGESPNSAQVGVTPQRAPSGNLTVQYRAADTNVNDNQIKPHLNIKNNGTNSVNLSDLKIRYYFTKDGSSTVNAWIDWAQVGGENIQHTFASTSGNSTDTYVELSFSSGAGSIPAGGQSGEVQLRMAKTDWSNFNEANDYSFDETKTSFVDWDKVTLFQNGTLVWGIQP, encoded by the coding sequence ATGAAAGGAAAGGCATGGAGACTCACATTGACATTGACACTGACCCTTTTTCTTATTGCGAGTACATTGGGATTTCAGGTAACTGCGAATGGTTCGAATTATTATCACACCAACGGTAGCCGAATCGAGGACGTTAGCGGAAACACCGCCAAATTCAACGGCGTTAGCTGGTTTGGATTCGAGACGGCGAATTTTGCGCCACACGGATTGTGGACTCGTTCGATGGACAGCATACTCGACCAAATAAAGGGTAAAGGGTATAATCTGCTGCGTATTCCTTACACCAATGAAATGTTTCAGCCAGGCAAGCTTTCTAACAGTATCGATTATTCGATAAACCCCGATCTTCAGGGATTGACGCCTATTCAGATTCTAGACAAATTGATTGAAAAAGTGCGCGCAAAAGGAATGAAGGTGCTTCTGGACCGACATCGTCCGACATCCGTCGAACAATCGGAACTGTGGTACACTTCAACAGTTTCGGAAACGACGTGGGTAGAAGACTGGAAGATGTTGGCGCAGCGCTATTTGGGCAACGATACGGTAATTGGGGCGGATCTGCATAACGAGCCTCATGGCAACGCCTGCTGGGGCTGCGGCGATTTGGCCCGTGATTGGCGCTTGGCCGCCGAGCGTGCTGGCAATGCCATACTAAGCGTGAATTCGAATTGGTTGATCATTGTTGAAGGCGTAAGCTCTAATGTTCAGGGCCAGACAGGGAACTACTGGTGGGGCGGCAACCTAAAAGGGGTGCAAAATGATCCAGTGCGCTTGGATGTAGCCAATCGGGTCGTATATTCTCCTCACGATTACGGTCCAGGAGTAGCGAGTCAGCCTTGGTTCTCCGACCCCACTTTTCCTAACAACTTGCCAAGCATATGGGATGCATATTGGGGATATATCCATAAAAACAATGTCGCTCCGATTCTTGTCGGCGAATTCGGCGGCAGAAACGTCGATACTACGTCTTCGGAAGGCAAATGGCAAAACACGCTGGTTGATTATATTCGTGCGAATAATATGTATTGGACGTATTGGTGCGTCAATCCAAACAGCGGCGATACCGGTGGACTACTGCTGGATGATTGGGTCACATGGAATCAACCGAAACAAGATATGCTTAACCGTTTGATGGAAGCGTCCCCTGGTCCTACTGTGCCTAGAGCTCCGGCGAGCGTGACGGCGACGGACGGCAACACGCAAGCCTCGCTTAGCTGGACGGCGACGAATGATGCGACTAGCTATAACGTTAAGCGTTCGACGACAAGCGGCGGCCCGTATACGACGCTAGCGGTCGGTGTAACGGGAACGAGCTACACGGACACCGGCTTGACCAACGGCACGACTTACTATTATGTAGTGAGCGCAGTGAACAGTGTGGGAGAAAGCCCGAACTCCGCGCAAGTGGGGGTGACGCCGCAGAGAGCGCCATCGGGTAATCTGACGGTACAGTACCGCGCAGCAGATACAAACGTCAATGACAACCAGATCAAGCCTCATCTCAACATCAAGAATAACGGCACGAACTCTGTTAACTTAAGCGACCTCAAGATAAGGTATTACTTTACGAAAGACGGCTCCTCAACGGTGAACGCATGGATTGATTGGGCGCAGGTAGGCGGTGAGAATATTCAACATACGTTTGCCAGCACAAGCGGAAATAGTACCGATACCTATGTCGAGCTCAGCTTTTCTTCAGGCGCCGGTTCCATTCCGGCAGGCGGACAGTCCGGCGAAGTCCAGCTCCGCATGGCTAAAACCGATTGGTCGAACTTTAACGAAGCAAACGATTACTCGTTCGATGAGACGAAGACGTCGTTTGTGGACTGGGATAAAGTGACGCTCTTCCAGAACGGAACGCTTGTCTGGGGAATCCAGCCTTAA
- a CDS encoding glycoside hydrolase family 6 protein gives MISTFLTYDLPKSFADETHVDNPFLGATAYINTDYAALIDTSIAQVSDSTLIAKMQTVKSYPTAIWLDRIAAIQGGAANGGRKSLVETMDAVLAQKKGSTPITATFVIYDMPGRDCHALASNGELPLTPAGLQTYKTQYIDAIASVFSDSKYQNIRIVTVVEPDSLPNLVTNLSDPKCAQANSTNIYRDANQYALNKLHAIPNVYTYMDIGHSGWLGWDTNYKPAIELFTTVVAGTTAGLASVDGFITDTANTTPLEEPYLPDPNLTIGGQQLRSANYYQWNPNFDEADFTAALYAGFVANGWPPSIGFLIDTSRNGWGGPGRPTSASGTTVNEYANSGRVDKRFHRGNWCNAASAGMGQPPTAAPVGYPASHLDAFVWVKPPGESDGASKEIPNNEGKGFDRMCDPTYTSGNGTPTGALPDAPLSGHWFHNQFVQLVQNAYPAIPVSNPSVPAAPTGLTASASNTQATLSWTVSNGAVSYNVKRSTTSGGSYTTVAAGVTGTSYTNTGLTNGTTYYYVVSAVNSSGESPNSTQASVTPQSNLTVPAPPTGLTATAGNVQAALSWTASNNATSYNVKRSTTSSGPYTTVAVGVTGTSYMDTGLTNDTTYYYVVSAVNSAGESPNSVQVGVTPQGAPSGNLTVQYRAADINVNGNQIKPHFNIKNNGSTSVNLSDLKIRYYFTRDSTSSMNAWIDWAQVGGTNIQQTFASASGTNTDTYVELSFTAEAGSIPAGGQSGEIQLRMAKADWSNFNEANDYSFDGTKTSFADWDKVTLFQNGTLVWGLQP, from the coding sequence ATGATAAGTACTTTCCTAACGTATGACCTCCCCAAAAGCTTCGCGGATGAAACGCATGTGGATAATCCGTTCTTGGGTGCGACGGCGTATATAAACACAGACTACGCTGCGTTGATTGATACGTCGATCGCGCAGGTTAGTGATAGCACGCTGATTGCGAAGATGCAGACGGTAAAGTCATACCCGACTGCCATATGGCTTGACCGGATCGCGGCAATCCAAGGCGGTGCAGCGAATGGAGGACGCAAAAGCCTTGTGGAAACGATGGATGCCGTGTTAGCGCAAAAGAAAGGCAGCACACCAATCACCGCAACATTTGTTATCTATGACATGCCGGGGAGGGACTGCCATGCTTTGGCGTCGAACGGAGAGCTGCCGCTCACACCTGCGGGCTTGCAGACGTACAAAACACAATACATCGATGCGATCGCCAGTGTGTTTTCTGACTCGAAATACCAGAACATCCGGATTGTAACGGTGGTCGAGCCAGATTCATTACCGAACCTTGTAACTAATTTGAGTGATCCGAAATGTGCGCAGGCAAACTCAACGAATATTTACCGTGATGCGAATCAGTATGCTCTGAATAAGCTGCATGCGATTCCGAATGTGTATACCTACATGGATATCGGGCACTCCGGTTGGCTCGGTTGGGATACGAACTACAAGCCTGCCATCGAGCTCTTCACCACTGTGGTGGCGGGGACTACGGCCGGGTTGGCAAGCGTTGACGGCTTTATCACCGACACGGCGAACACCACCCCGTTAGAGGAACCTTATCTGCCTGATCCGAACTTGACTATCGGCGGGCAGCAGTTGAGATCCGCTAATTACTATCAGTGGAATCCGAATTTCGATGAAGCGGATTTTACTGCGGCGTTATACGCCGGTTTTGTGGCGAATGGCTGGCCGCCGAGTATTGGCTTCCTGATCGATACTTCACGCAACGGTTGGGGAGGCCCCGGCAGACCGACCAGTGCGAGCGGCACTACCGTTAACGAGTATGCCAACTCCGGCCGCGTCGACAAGCGTTTCCACCGGGGAAATTGGTGCAACGCGGCCAGCGCAGGTATGGGGCAACCACCAACGGCTGCGCCCGTAGGGTACCCGGCGTCTCATCTCGATGCGTTCGTGTGGGTGAAACCTCCGGGAGAATCGGATGGGGCCAGTAAAGAGATTCCGAATAATGAGGGCAAAGGCTTTGACAGAATGTGTGATCCGACTTACACAAGCGGCAATGGTACACCGACGGGCGCTTTGCCGGATGCCCCGCTATCCGGTCACTGGTTCCATAACCAATTCGTGCAGCTTGTCCAGAATGCTTATCCAGCAATCCCCGTTAGCAATCCATCGGTTCCTGCGGCACCAACTGGTCTGACGGCGTCGGCAAGCAACACACAAGCTACACTAAGCTGGACAGTGTCGAACGGAGCGGTGAGCTACAATGTCAAGCGTTCGACGACAAGCGGCGGCTCGTATACGACGGTGGCGGCGGGAGTAACAGGAACGAGTTACACGAACACCGGTTTGACTAACGGCACGACATACTACTATGTCGTGAGCGCAGTGAACAGTTCGGGAGAAAGCCCGAACTCTACGCAAGCGAGTGTAACACCGCAATCCAACCTGACGGTGCCAGCACCTCCCACTGGCCTGACGGCGACGGCCGGTAACGTTCAAGCGGCGCTAAGTTGGACGGCATCGAACAATGCGACGAGTTACAACGTCAAGCGTTCGACGACAAGCAGCGGCCCGTATACGACGGTAGCGGTCGGTGTAACGGGAACGAGCTACATGGACACCGGTTTGACTAACGACACGACTTATTACTATGTCGTGAGCGCAGTGAACAGTGCGGGGGAAAGTCCGAACTCCGTACAAGTGGGGGTGACGCCGCAGGGAGCGCCATCGGGTAATCTGACGGTACAGTACCGGGCAGCGGATATAAATGTCAATGGCAACCAGATCAAGCCTCACTTCAACATCAAGAATAACGGTTCAACCTCTGTTAACTTAAGTGATCTCAAAATCCGCTACTATTTTACGAGAGACAGCACCTCATCGATGAACGCGTGGATCGATTGGGCTCAGGTGGGTGGCACGAATATTCAACAAACGTTTGCTAGCGCAAGCGGAACCAATACAGACACCTATGTCGAGCTCAGCTTTACTGCGGAGGCCGGTTCGATTCCGGCAGGCGGACAGTCCGGTGAAATCCAGCTCCGCATGGCCAAAGCCGATTGGTCGAACTTTAACGAGGCAAACGATTACTCGTTCGATGGGACGAAGACGTCGTTTGCGGACTGGGATAAAGTGACGCTCTTCCAGAACGGCACGCTTGTTTGGGGGCTCCAGCCTTAA
- a CDS encoding cellulase family glycosylhydrolase, with the protein MLKRTISIVCTFVITLMLTVTLVPADKISAEDVEAGTVVALNGQLRVSGSQLVNQSGQAIQLKGMSSHGLQWFGQYANYNSMKWMRDNWGMTLFRAAMYTQDGGYINDPSQKNKVKEVVQAAIDLGIYVIIDWHVLGEQDPNVYKQQAKSFFSEMANLYKDYPNVIYEICNEPNGTATTWNGKIKPYAEEVVPVIRNIAPNSIIIVGTGTWSQDVHDAANNPLSYSNIMYTTHFYAGTHGQWLRDRIDYARSKGVAVFITEWGTSDASGNGGPYLSESKVWTDFMKDRKLSWANWSLADKTEASAALMPGASSSGGWSDSQLTTSGKFVRDQMKDGSNQPPSDGIVSGKTYKLVNVGSGKAMDVASAGTADGANVQIWDDNGTGAQQWVITDVGGGLYKIINVNSGKGLDVANWGTANGSNVQIWSYGGGANQKWSIIKVGSAYKLIDSNSGKALDVDSAGTANGTNVQIWDDNGTNAQKWNLYQLN; encoded by the coding sequence ATGCTGAAAAGAACGATCTCAATCGTATGCACATTTGTTATCACCTTAATGCTAACGGTAACTTTAGTTCCAGCAGACAAAATAAGTGCTGAAGATGTGGAAGCTGGTACGGTCGTAGCCCTGAACGGCCAATTGAGAGTATCCGGAAGTCAATTAGTCAATCAATCGGGGCAAGCCATCCAATTAAAGGGGATGAGCTCCCATGGATTGCAGTGGTTTGGGCAGTACGCGAACTACAATAGTATGAAATGGATGAGAGACAACTGGGGAATGACATTATTCCGCGCGGCTATGTATACGCAAGATGGCGGATATATCAACGACCCTAGCCAAAAAAATAAAGTGAAGGAAGTTGTGCAGGCTGCGATTGATCTTGGCATCTATGTCATCATCGACTGGCATGTGTTGGGTGAACAAGATCCTAACGTCTATAAACAACAAGCAAAGAGCTTTTTTAGTGAAATGGCCAACTTGTATAAGGATTATCCGAATGTGATTTATGAAATCTGCAATGAGCCTAATGGGACTGCCACCACGTGGAATGGCAAAATTAAGCCTTATGCAGAGGAGGTCGTTCCGGTTATCCGTAACATTGCTCCGAACAGTATTATTATTGTAGGAACCGGAACATGGAGTCAGGATGTACATGATGCGGCGAACAATCCGCTCTCCTACAGCAACATTATGTATACAACGCATTTCTACGCCGGCACTCACGGTCAATGGCTGAGAGATCGTATTGATTATGCGAGAAGCAAAGGTGTGGCAGTATTCATAACAGAGTGGGGAACGAGTGATGCATCCGGTAACGGCGGTCCATACCTTTCAGAATCCAAGGTCTGGACAGACTTTATGAAAGATAGGAAACTTAGTTGGGCAAACTGGTCTTTAGCTGATAAAACGGAGGCATCCGCTGCACTGATGCCAGGCGCTAGCTCATCTGGTGGATGGTCAGATTCCCAGCTAACGACATCAGGTAAATTTGTTAGAGATCAGATGAAAGATGGATCCAACCAACCTCCAAGCGATGGCATCGTTTCGGGCAAAACCTATAAATTGGTTAACGTAGGTAGCGGTAAAGCAATGGATGTCGCTTCTGCAGGCACTGCAGACGGCGCGAATGTCCAGATCTGGGACGATAACGGAACCGGTGCTCAGCAGTGGGTAATTACCGATGTTGGCGGTGGGTTGTATAAAATCATTAACGTCAATAGCGGTAAAGGCTTGGATGTAGCTAATTGGGGAACAGCAAATGGCTCGAATGTACAAATATGGAGCTATGGCGGCGGCGCCAATCAGAAATGGAGTATTATCAAAGTTGGAAGCGCTTATAAACTGATTGATAGTAATAGCGGTAAAGCTTTGGATGTAGACTCTGCAGGCACTGCGAACGGTACAAATGTACAAATTTGGGATGACAATGGTACAAACGCGCAAAAGTGGAACCTATATCAATTAAATTAG
- a CDS encoding Gfo/Idh/MocA family protein translates to MIRNPEVDAIYVATPHHLHMEHACLALELGKPVLCEKPFAPNAAQVRKMVEKARKTGTYLMEAMWTRFFPVTRKVMQWVSDGAIGDVHYLTADFGFSAAENPQSRLFNPDMAGGSLLDVGVYAVSYASMVFGSKPVEVLSRSRSTSTGVDARMACLLEYENGQMASLFSSISTSTPQEVRIIGTKGHIEVPRFWSPREARLIIGDRLEDTIKDERIGEGFGYEFTAVHEDLRAGRKENALITLDESIAVAETLDTLRAQWGLVYPFEG, encoded by the coding sequence ATGATCCGGAACCCGGAAGTGGATGCCATCTATGTCGCCACGCCGCACCATCTCCATATGGAACATGCTTGTTTGGCACTTGAATTAGGCAAGCCGGTGTTATGCGAGAAGCCGTTCGCTCCGAATGCCGCGCAGGTTCGGAAGATGGTTGAGAAAGCGAGAAAAACCGGAACGTACCTTATGGAAGCGATGTGGACCCGATTCTTTCCGGTAACGCGCAAGGTCATGCAATGGGTTTCGGACGGAGCCATCGGAGACGTGCATTACTTAACGGCGGACTTCGGATTCTCTGCTGCGGAGAACCCTCAATCGCGCCTGTTCAATCCCGATATGGCCGGGGGCAGTCTGCTCGATGTCGGCGTTTACGCAGTCTCCTACGCCTCGATGGTTTTCGGCTCCAAGCCCGTCGAGGTGCTCAGTCGTTCCCGCTCCACTTCTACTGGAGTAGATGCCCGAATGGCATGCTTGCTGGAATATGAGAACGGACAGATGGCTTCGCTCTTCTCTTCCATCTCGACTTCGACACCGCAAGAGGTTCGCATCATCGGAACCAAGGGCCATATTGAAGTTCCGCGGTTCTGGTCCCCTAGAGAAGCCAGATTGATCATAGGGGATCGGCTTGAGGACACAATCAAGGATGAACGGATTGGGGAAGGATTCGGCTATGAATTTACAGCCGTACATGAAGACTTGCGGGCAGGCCGGAAGGAGAACGCCTTGATCACGCTCGACGAATCGATCGCGGTCGCCGAGACGCTGGATACCTTAAGAGCGCAGTGGGGGCTTGTCTATCCGTTCGAGGGGTAA